gcagaaatcaacaagcgcatgggtaaggcttccactgctatgtccagactggccaagagagtgtgggaaaatggcgcactgacacggaacacaaaagtccgagtgtatcaggcctgtgtcctcagcaccttgctctacggcagcgaggcctggacaacgtatgccagccaagagcgacgtctcaattcattccatcttcgctgccttcggagaatacttggcatcaggtggcaggactatatctccaacacagaagtccttgaagcggccaacacccccagcttatacacactactgagtcagcggcgcttgagatggcttggccatgtgagccgcatggaagatggcaggatccccaaagacacattgtacagcgagctcgccactggtatcagacccaccggccgtccatgtctccgttataaagacgtctgcaaacgcgacatgaaatcgtgtgacattgatcacaagtcgtgggagtcagttgccagcattcgccagagctggcgggcagccttaaagacagggctaaattgtggcgagtcgaagagacttagtagttggcaggaaaaaagacagaggcgcaaggggagagccaactgtgcaacagccccaacaaacaaatttctctgcagcacctgtggaagagcctgtcactccagaattggcctttatagccactccaggcgctgcttcacaaaccactgaccacctccaggcgcgtatccattgtctctcgagataaggaggcccaaaagaaagaaaagaacaacaatccagcagcttcatggtgATTTGATTGATTACAGCTATGCATTCCACATTTAATTAGATTATTAAAGGAATTTAAATTCCCACTTGTTGGGATTTTAAATCACATTCCCAAGATGATTGGACCAGCTGCATGGATTGCTGAGACATAGAAAAAACTCTTCAAAGAAATCTGCATTGAACAAACCGATTGTTTGTTTAATAGACTGTAACAAATACTCCCTATCACGGTTTCTCACTAATTGCTTCTCAGGAGTCTTCCATCTGCTAAAACTAAGGGCTGATTAGAGCTATTCAGCACTCTTCATCAACCAGTACCTTGTTTTCAGCACCACAAACATCGTTGCTCAGCAGAGAATGCAGTATCCAGCAATAtttcagatagaacgcatttactACCCTCTTCTTGCGGCTTTTGGTCTCCCCGGTAAGATCCTGAACAGAGTTAATCAATATTTGAATCAATATATCACTGAACTTGCTCTTGCTGCCTGACTCGTACGGAAACATGCTTTTCTTCACTCGTTCTATCGTTATATTCATAAGGAATATGTAAATGTATTTTATTTGTGTTATTTCACTGTTGACAtgacgtgtatgttaaatcatcatcaAAAATGTGATTTTCCCAGTGGTGCCTTGTTTGTTGGGTGTATAATCTCCCACCGAAAGCAGACATTAACCTCGGAAAGACATATTGGTTGGATTCTGTGACGTCCTCATTGTTATGTTGGAGCTCAATCTTATCCACATGCACTGCGGGAAACAAGTGTTATtcttgttttattcgttcatgggatgttggcattcgctgcctcggccagcatttattgctctaaCTGCTtaggagaaggtggagttgagttgCTTTCTTGAATCTCAGCAGTccctgtggcgtaggtacacccacagagcagtTCCgacgagagttccaggattttaaccccgtgacagtgaaggaacgacgatgtggttccaagtcaggatgatgtgggaGTTGgacgggaagttgcaggtggtgatgttcccaagcatctgctgctcttgtccttcgaggtggtagaattCGCGGGTTTGgcgggtgctgtcaaaggagccttggtgcattgctgcagttcatcttgcagatggtgcacactgctgccattgtgcgtcagtggcggacagagtgaatgtttgtggatcgggtgccaatcaaaggggctgctttgttctggattgtgtcgagcttcatgagtgttgttggagctgcacccatccaggcaagtggagagtattctatcacactcctgacgtgtgccttgtggatggtggagaggctttttggagtcgggagatgagttactcaccacaggattcctagcttcggtCCTGCTcctctagccacggtatttatatggctactccagttcagtttctggtcaatggtagcccgtaggatgtttatagtgggggatgcagcgatggtaatgccactgactgTCAAGGGtaaatggttagcttctctcttgttggagatggtcattgcctggcacttgggtggggcaaatattacttgccacttaccagcccaagcctggatattgtccaagttttgctgcatttctacacggactgcttcagtatttgaggagtcgcgaatggtgctgaacattctgcattcatcagcgaacatccccacttctcaacttatgattgaaggaaggccaatgatgaagcagctgaagatggttgggccaaggacaataccctgaggaacacctgcagtgatgcatGTTCCAGCTCATCTGTAGCTAATGTAAATACGTGTTCAGTGGATGACATTGAATTCGATTATCTTTAAATTGGTAGAACAAATCTATTCCTCTGCTTTTTTGTACTATTGCGCTGATAATTCAATGAATTGTGCAGAAAACTCGTAAATAAGCAGGGAAACATGGGGCAGCACCAACAACACAATAGTTTCCATGTAATGTTCAGCTCCCAGTtttggggaactttaactttcatGTATTTTCTTCTTTTGGCAGTTAATTTGGTTGCGATTGTGATCCTTTCCCGAGGAAAATGCggactctccaaatgcatcactcgctacctggttgcCATGGCAGTTGCCGATTTTGCAGTGATTATCACTAATGTAATAATGCATCGGATTAATATTATGTATTTTCCCTCTAATTTCTTGTTCCTCACTGCCGTGTGCTCTCTCAGACTGGTCATGTCTATTGTGTCCCTTGACTGTTCAGTTTGGTTCACAgtagctttcacctttgatcgctttATAGCAATTTGTTGTCACAAGCTCAAACCAAAATATTGCACCCAGAGAACAGCGACTGTCGTTATATCAGCTGTTTTTGTGGTGAGTTTCTTGCGAAGCATTCCTTTCTTTACTGTATACAAGCCTTTATTTGTAATTAACAATGTCTCATGGTATTGTATCGGTAAATCAGACTACTGGACTTCAAAGTTCTGGAGGGCATACCAGTGCATTAACAGTATTATCACCCCTTTATTACCAATCTTATTTATCTCACTGTTTAATGTTCTCACTGTCAAGACTATTATCGCAGCAAATAGAACACGTAAGGTATTGCGGAACAGAAGTGAGAGTCAGAATGATACAGAGATGGAAAACCGTAGAAAATCCATATTTCTCTTGTTTGCTCTATCAGCGAATTTTGTGCTGTTATGGATGACGAATCTTGTGCATTCCTTAAGATGGCAACCGGAAAACATTAATTATCAAAACAAGTATTTGAATAATCCTGTGTACCTCACCCAGCAGTTCGGATATATGCTGAATGTTCTCAGTTCCTccacaaacacgtgtatttatggaCTGACGCAGaaaaaattcagagaggagctgaagaacggGGTAAAATATCTCTTCACACTCAATGCGAAATTAATTCATACCTGTACAATATGACAAAGTCTTACTTTATAATTCATTTTGTTCCATGCCACAAAGCTCTGTTTGCATTTAGTTGCTGTTATTATCAGATACTAAGCTAATGTATATTTGTGCCCATTAATTTCCTGGACGGAGATGTTCCCTGCATGTTCTGCTATTAAAAGACTGGATACTGCTTCAGGCAAGGAGTTGCAGTATGCACTTGACTGACATGAAATTTGCTACTTTTATCAGACTGAACTGTGATTGAATAGAAGTAAAGAACAAACTCCCTTAGTCGGTACAACGAGGTGTGTTGTCCTAAACATTTTATTTAGTATCAAAAAAGCCCACGCAaattcatgctgcagctctacagaactttagtgaggccacacttagaatattgcggggAATTCTGTTTGCCACACTAGCAGAAggacgtgcaggctttggagagggtacagaagaggtttagaggtttaccaggatgttgcctggtctggagggtattagctatgaggagaggttggttaaactcggattgtttccacgagaacgacggaggtggaggggcgacatgatagaggtttacaaagttatgagcggcatggacagaatggatagtcagaagctttttcccatggtggaagagtcagttactaggggacataagtttaaggtgcgaggggcaaagtttagaggggttgtgcgaggcaagttctttacacagagggtggtgactgcctggaacgtgctgccggcggggagggaggggggggggggaggatggtgttggtggaagcaggtacggcaGCGAAGTTTAACAGGCATCtaggcaaatacatgaataggatgggaatagagggatacggcccccgaaagtgcagaaggttatgATTTCGGCAgtcatcaagataggcgcaggcttggagggccgaatggcctgctcctgttctgtactgttctttgttctttgttctttgttctttgttctttgttcaaattgAAAACGGCTAGTaaaatgaaattaaaaaggaaGCACCAGGCAATGATTATCAGTTGAAGGGGGCAACTTTTGATGTCATCGACCCAACTTATTGGTACTCAGGGAACACCAGGTCGTAACTCGTGTATTTTTATTTTCAGATCCAATTGCTCCTCTATCTATTTAGATCCTTTTTTTTTCAAGTAATGTGAATAGGACACAATACCAGTACCAGAAAATGGAGAGTAATTTATGCCTGACATCCAAAATTGCTCCTTCGCTGGCCACTAGCAAGGGACTGTAGCACTTATGCTGTGCGTCCCTTCCCATTTCATTTTCAGGGGGTGGTGTCATATATTTTAATGCATTCCTCCTTATTTTTTCATAACATCATAATTGCAGTGTTAGTATATGAATTTTTGAAATGTCCCTGTCATCATGGAAATTACTAATTTTTGTTCTTTTCTTAGTGCATACTTCTTTTTGTTTTATACCTTCAGGAAGTTTAACAATGAAACAAATAAGTATTTCATATTAAGATATGTTACATGTATATTACAAGTAAATATAGAAACAAATTGACGACGTGTCTATAAAATTTTACTTCCTGTTGTCATGTTTCTTCGCCATTTTGTGTAAATAGCTTCCCAATGAGAATCCCCATGTCCACCTTCATTATGGTACTGTCTTTCTAAAAGTGTCACGTTGAAATTATGGCGTCCCACCATTGGCAACACTACAGCACCAGGGCGATGTGTCTCTCAAAATATTATCCTTCACTTCGAAGGACGATCTGCTGTGCAACCAGCACTcttcttcaataaaagcaaaatactgcggatgcgggaagtctgaaataaaaacaagaaatgctggaacctctcagcaggtctggcagcatctgtggaaagagaagcagagttaacgtttcgggtcagtgacccttcttcggaactgacaaatattaaaaatgtcacaggttatcagcaagtgaggtgggttggggcaagagataacaaaggagaaggtgcagattggacaaggccacctaGCTGAcctaaaggtcatggagcaaaggcaaacaatatgttaatggtatggtgaaagacaaagcattagtagagaATAGATGTTAATGGACTGATaaatgaacagcagcaagtgcaaacatgaaaaaaacagtgagtaagcaaactgaacaaactgagatgaaatgaaataaatgcaaaaaaaaggttgtaaaaatgtgaaaaagaagaaaagaagaaaaaagaaaaaacaactaaaaatgtaagtaaaatggggggctgccatgctctgaaattattgaactcaatgttcagtccggcaggctgtagtgtgcctaatcggtagatgagatgctgttcctcgagcttgcgttgatgttcactggaacactgcagcaatcccaggacagagatgtgagcatgagagcagaaggagtgttgaaatggcaaggaaccagaaactcagggtcctgcttgcggaccgaccggaggtgttccgcaaaacggtcacccagtctgcgtttggtctccccaatgaagagaagaccacattgtgagcagtaaatacagtatactacattgaaagaagtacaagtaaatggctgcttcacctgaaaggagtgtttggggcctgggatagtgaggagagaggaggtaaacgggcaggtattacaccgcctgcgattgcaggggaaggagccatgggatggggacgatgtGCTGGGGGAaatggtggagtggaccagggtgtcgcggagagaacgatcccttcggaattctgacaggggaaggaaggggaagatgcgtttggcaatggcatcacgctggaggtagcagaaatggcggaggatgatcctttggatatgaagactgatggggtggaaaatgaggacaaggggaaccctgtcacagttctgggagggagaggaagggttgagggcacaggtatgggaaatgggccggacacggttgagggccctgtcaaccacagtggggggaatcctcgtttgaggaaaaggaagatcataccagaagcaccgccaTGGCGggtagcatcattagagcagatgcgcCGAAgattgagaaactgggagaatggaatggagtccttacaggaggtaggttgtgaagaagtgtagtcgaggtaactgtgggagtcggtgggctgataattgatattagtggacaacctatccccagagatggagacagagaagtggaggaagggaagggaagtgtcagagatgaaccatgtaaaggtgagagaagggtggaacttggaagcaaagttgatatagttttccagttcgggctggatcaggaaacggcaccgatagagtcatcaatgtaccgaaaaaagagttgggggaggggcctgagtaggactggagcaaagaatgctcaacatatcccacaaaaagacaggcataactaggacccatgcgggtacccaaagcgacaccttttacttgaaggaactgcgtggagttgaaggagcagttgttcaatgtgagaacaagttcagccaggtggaggagggtggtggtggatgcggactggttgggcctttgttccaggaagaagcgcagTGCtcccaaaccatcctggtggggaatggaggtgtagagcaattggacgtccatagtgaagaggaggcggttgggaccaggaaactggaaattgtcaaaatgatgaatGGCGTCAGAAGagccacggatgtaggtgggaagagactggaccagcggagaaaagttagagtgaagataggaagaaataagttcagtggggcaggagcaggctggcacaatgggtctgccgggacagtcccgtttgtggattttgggaaggaggtagaagcgggctgtccggggttgcgggactatgaggttggaagctgtagggggaagatctcgaGAGGAGAtcgggtcagtgacagtcctttagtcagtggcttgatgttcggtggtggtatCATGgttcagagggaggtaggaagaagtgtctgtgagttggcgttgagcttctgcaaggtagaggtcgctaCGACATACAAcatcagcaccacccttgtctgcaggttttatgaccatgtcgggattagacctgagagaacggagtgcctcaagttcagagggggacaggttagagtgagtgaggggagcagagaagttGAGATGACCAATGACTTGCCGACAGTGTCCAATGAAGaggtcaagagcgggtaagtggtaaGGGGagcggtccaggtagagggagaatgctggaggtgggtgaataggTCTGCTGGTTGGGAGGAGgagtcctggtcaaagaagtgagcccggaggcggaggcgatggaagaagagctcaacgtcatgccgagcgcgaaattcagtgatgtgggggcgtaaggggataaaactaagacctttgctgaatacagaacgttcagcatcagagagggggatgtcagagggtatagtgaatacacggcaaggggtcagatcaaaaGGGgtcgggtcagagggaagtgaagaggaaggaggatctggaggagcattcgtccccatcagctgctggagcttgcgttccttgccacctgaaaggaagaaaaaaagttttttgttaattcaTCGGATGAGAtgcaagatgaaatgaaactgcggagtcgaacagctttgagataaggtgaggcggtgctgctggagagagatgtCCAATGTGTGCATGTGGCAGCGCATAGCacggagtgtggatctcaggatgcggcgagagcagCAGTCCGAGGGACGTTTTatttctcggagatatctgtagtcctgggtggattcaaagcatgatgggtgaaactgcagttggaatccacgtggaataagtcggagccggagacagccaCTGAAGAAGGAGATGTGGatctgaaaacgagttttggtagaaactTTATCATACACCAGGAGGGAAATCGAAAGCAATGAAGTTGAGCAAGgcgaaagagacaaacgaaaatcccgtcggaaagaagagcagaacttcttcaaggtcggcattcctgcaagagaagtggcagtgaattaaacacgaaaataaaggcaaaatactgcggatgctggaaatctgaaataaaaacaagaaatgccggaaccactcattaggtctggtagcatctgtggaaagagaagcagagttaacgtttcggttcagtgacccttcttcggaactgacaaatattaaaaatgtcacaagttatcagcaagtgaggtgggggtggggcaagagataacaaaggagaaggtgcagattggacaaggccacctaGCTGACCaaagggtcatggagcaaaggcaaacaatatgttaatggtgtaaaagcaaaatactgcggatgctggaaatctgaaacaaaaacaagtaatgctggattcactcagcaagtctggcagcatctgtggaaagagaagcagagttaacgtttcgggtcagtgacccttcttcggaactgaatatgttaatggtgtgttgaaagacaaagcattagtacagaataggtgttaacggactgataaatgaacagcagcaagtgcaaacatgaaaataaacagtggg
This window of the Heterodontus francisci isolate sHetFra1 chromosome 39, sHetFra1.hap1, whole genome shotgun sequence genome carries:
- the LOC137352827 gene encoding probable G-protein coupled receptor 139 → MVMPLTVKVNLVAIVILSRGKCGLSKCITRYLVAMAVADFAVIITNVIMHRINIMYFPSNFLFLTAVCSLRLVMSIVSLDCSVWFTVAFTFDRFIAICCHKLKPKYCTQRTATVVISAVFVVSFLRSIPFFTVYKPLFVINNVSWYCIGKSDYWTSKFWRAYQCINSIITPLLPILFISLFNVLTVKTIIAANRTRKVLRNRSESQNDTEMENRRKSIFLLFALSANFVLLWMTNLVHSLRWQPENINYQNKYLNNPVYLTQQFGYMLNVLSSSTNTCIYGLTQKKFREELKNGVKYLFTLNAKLIHTCTI